In Metopolophium dirhodum isolate CAU chromosome 9, ASM1992520v1, whole genome shotgun sequence, the genomic window AATTTTTCGACTGTGTCCAAAGACGCTTCAGTACGCTCGAGCTGCTCTGTTTGGTATTTCTTTTTTCTCAGCAATAGCTTTGCTTTTCTATAACGATGAACATCATGAATATTAAATGGTCAGAGCAGAAATTGATAATGTAACTAACAgatatgccccccccccctccttggACGGATGAGTTAATTTTTTCCTCTACTATTGAATCACACTTTTGGATTCGATAATATGAACCTTTTGGTTTTACATTATATTGAAaccaattaaaaattcatttgtTCAACATATATTCTCAGTATTCAGTAACattatcaaaacatttaattaaagaaatatttctttaacagtttaaaaaatgtaacacttGGATAggcttaaatttaattatgaattattttagacATACTCTCTTTTGTTTTCGGACAGTAGTCTTTTAGCGAGTTCTCTTTCACTTTCTAGTAATTTTTCAACTCTTTGTTGGTATCGCTTTAGAGTATCTCTCTGTTGTTTCATTtgctaaaaaattttattaatagccTTAAAAACACTGTACATTAATGTCaagtacattttaatacatgCTGTAGAGTGTAGATAAACAAAACAAAGACTGagtaaatattcattattattaccagAACTGCTCGATCGTGGTCGGTAATACGAGTGACTTTTGGTTTTCCAAATAACATTcccatattgaaaaataatttttaataaaattaatcagcATAAGGCAAACCAATATCGATTAACGAAACGTAGAACAGTAAGTTATTTTATGAGTCAGAAATTCAAATAAAGTAATCATGAccgcatttataataaataataattaactcgaACATATAATATGACTAATCGAAATTCAAGGTTTTAAAAAGGAATTCTTTtgttgaacaaatgttaaaatcacataattaatacacaaaaaaataaatatattagcgattaaagatgataatattgttttttaatcgtAGTCTAGTTGACTGTAGCAcatataaagtttatttttgtatacaaattgtatagataaaaaaaataatgacaataataaataataatcacagatcaattaataattattatgcgtagataatatatattctcTTTGGCTTTAAAAATAGCGACTATACAGGGTTACCATTCACTAGACTCAGAACCtcagatcatattattattagtatttgttgtttttttccaatcatatatattatatatcacggAACGCAACAAAACATGCCGGGCTGCAATTATGCTGCACGGCCGCAGCTCGCCGGACGCCGGAGTCTGCCCGCCGCAGAACCGCGGTATGCGGTCGCACTGTTATCGTGGGCGTGTCTACTACAACGGCGGCCGTGGaaacctacatattttatttatttttttgtcctcATAAACtcgtaaaataacaatattattattgtattgtgcataaaaatattatcgtaatcGGACGAAGCGTTTTGTTTGCCGTTTCCAATTTCCCATAGAAGGAAGAAGAACGTTCTGCGAAACGGTGCGGAAGGACGTCGGCCACGTCTCTTTTACTCTCTCCAAAAAACCGAACGAATCGGCGTGGACGGCACCAGCCAGTGTCGCAGCTCCGGGACACCGTCTGCCAATCAGTACACAGTGTTGTTTTGGTGTTGTGGTGTACGCGTTTTTTAGTTCATTGCGTACCACCGGTTGTCGTGTGGCGCGCAGGGACGctcttatttttatgtttttgccGTTGTTTTCATTCtgattttgttgttattgttccagttttttagttttgattttttgtttctcTAGCGATATTATCGTATTCGTCATAGCTTAATACACAAGACATAGAAAAAAGATTAAATACAAGACGTATAGGTTGTGTACAACAGTGTACTTCGTTTTCGTGTTCATCCGACGGTCGCCGAACTGTGTATCATGTAAGTACCTTTCATGCGAGCTCGTGTCTTGTTCTCGAAACGCCGTGCTCGTGTCATTACTCATTTCAACATTCCGCCCGTGTATATAGTGTAGTGTCAACTGTGTGTTTGTTAGTTTGAGTGTTCAGCCATTGTTCTGTTCATTTGTTTGTATAGATTTATAGGATATTAGCATGTACCTACATTTGCGAGACAAAGCGAAAGCCATCAAAAGCCGTCCGTGACCCGTGAGTTTACCTGCGTCTTATCGAAAGCGAATCGCGCGGTACCTATTAGATTTACGTAGTTCGTGTACTAAGACGTACCAAGTAAATTAACTAAGACGATTATTGTTCACAATAACATACCAACAATAGCAGTATATTTAACTCGTTATCGCGATTACGTGGTGCGACGTCTATAATTCCACTTTGACTGAATGAGATCTAAACTGGTACCATATCGATTATCGACCTATTAATATTCTTGAATTCAATACCACATTATTATTCGTTAACACGTCAAGTCGTGTGTACGGTACACCTAGGCCAGGTgccaatattttaattcataatcaTGAAGTGAGGACGTGAGGTATAGAAATGTAGATTGTAGACACTAGACACTATATGCTAATTAAATCCTTGTTTTGAAcaaattcaaaactatttatatacttttaatgaaattaaaaacttatttatttgggtaatattgatgattattgaacccatataatttttttcaagaattagtagttaatattatatttcatagttAAGTGTAAATGAATACCATAgtactttatacattatataatatttgattacattactaaaattaattaatttaagtcatTTATGTGATTTTAAATGCATGTTtttgtacctactaaaaatatgttgtttttgcttacgtatttattataataaaatatttttagggcCATTCTTACAATGTTTGTTAACTTAAATTCAGtcttgggtaaaatacttttgaaaagtatttagaataaatacccgaatacttatgaaaaatagaATTCCGaatatgtattcgaatacttgataaatataatattccgaaTAAagtatttgtaatacttaaaaatatttttaataaacatataaaacgATACcagttataattttgataatgtatgatattaatagatattattgatTCCAAATTTccaactcataaaatataaattttgtatttttgttttaaatcaaatgCAATGGAATAACATgcaaatcaaacaatttaattttcatactaTAAGAGTATTCCGAATACAGTATTCagaatacattacaatatacttTTAGAAATAGTATTCTAAAAGTATTCGAAATACTACCCAAGACTGCagttaaattaatacttttattgctaatttaagtacctattttttattaagCATAATTTTCTGtcgatatacaatatttaaaaataaagactaaataaaaatattgaaatactacctatacgtattttaaatttttgatttgtgAAGTTCGGTTAAAGAGCATTGTAAGTAAGTACTGCCTAGATAATCCTGGGTTGCAactatttatcaaaaaaaaaaaaaaatttctaatataTCGAgtcaatcaattaaaaaattaatataggtacttacattactTACATTAAGCACTAAATATAGCTTGGTCAAATTTgtcttattattacaatatgcgataccattgattataaattctaGGCATTAATGCAGTTTAGCTCCCaagcgatttttttttataaaactagtattttaacaagttaagaatggtataataaatattgtcggTCGgacaatattcaaaattataacattttaagtttgcGATTTAGAGTATTTTCACCAAAATTTTGACGATGAAGAAAATCATTCCCAAAAaaacaaacttctgtttttttttgtcttaaagTATGTAACTAGGCATAGCAAAGTCAGAATTTTTGGCGGCCGGAATGCACTTTTCTATCACTTTGACAGTAGGtacatgcatttaaaatttttgtttttattgtggTCATTGTATAGAATGAACTCTACTTTAATTTGCTATAAATCAAAAGCATATAGATAAATAAGCAACTAATGTACCGAGCCTTAGTTTGAGTGTTTTGTTCtgaaacgtaataattaatgtaaaacaaatttatttattgaacagATTATagtcataaaaacaaaattatgtaaatttaggTTTATTGCTATTTACAAAtgcactattttattttataatctttaattaatattaacaaactgaatgtttattatttattttttatttttattttaggactTAATCAAGATCACTTAATTCAATCAGATAAAAATAAGTATCAAAAACCAGCATGTCCCAGAGATCGTGAATGAAATATAGGTATCTAGTGTCTAAATAactgttacatttttattttaaactatgtaatactgattttttttttatgaccgtAATTTGTATTAGATATTGTAAAtcaagaatttaatttatatattaactggtaatttaaactattaaaatagttatttttatttttaaatagagtATTCCTAAAAGCCCTTTAAAATGTATGGAATGACATCGGCAATAAGTGATGCTCTTCCGACAGACATTGATATACAGTTAACAAAATCATTAGATGATGCTCTTTCAAGAGAAAAAGTTATTACTACTGATGAAGATTTATCTCAAAGGCTTGAAGTATTATCAATGCTTAATAATTTGGCTAAAGAGTGGATACGTGAAGTTAGTATGGAAAGAAATTTACCCGAAATAACTGCTGAAAATGTTGGAGGATTAGTATGCACATTTGGATCCTATCGTCTTGGCGTTTATCATAAAGGTGCTGATATTGATGCCATTGTCATTGTCCCAAGGCATATAACCAGAACTGATTACTTtgcaacattttataataagttaaaagaAAACCCTAGTATAAACAATGTTCGAGCTGTTGAAGAAGCTTTTGTTCCTGTAATCAAAATGATAATACAAGGCATTGAAATTGATATGTTGTTTGCGCGTCTTGCTTTAAAAGAAGTACATGAAGATACTGATTTGCAACAGGATGATCTGTTGAGAAATTTGAATCCAAAATGTGTACGAAGTTTAAATGGATGTCGTGTAACAGATTCTATTTTACGATTAGTTCCAAATCGAGAATCGTTCAAGAAAACATTAATTGCAATAAAATTGTGGGCAAAACGTCATAGAGTTTACTCAAATGCTTTAGGATACCTTGGAGGGGTTTCTTGGGCAATGTTAGTAGCAAGAGTATGTCAGTTATATCCAAATGCAGCACCAGCAACTTTGATacacaagttttttttaatattttctaagtgGCAATGGCCTCAGCCTGTCTTATTAAAACCATCATATTTTATGGATCTCGGATATCCAGTTTGGGACCCAAGAGTAAATATGGCGGATCGTAATCATGTTATGCCTATTATAACTCCAGTTTATCCTCAacaaaattcaacttttaatGTTTCTCATTCCACACTAGCCATAATACAAgatgaatttaaaacaagtcTAGACATTATGGGAGAAATTTTAACTGGAGAATCTAGTTGGTCAAAAATTTTTCAACCGTCtaaatttttcacaaaatatagatatttcttGGCCATAACTGTGTTTGCAAACTGTGATGAAGAATTACTTGAATGGAGAGGGTTAGTTGAATCAAGGCTTCGTTTTTTGCCTACATCTTTAGAAGAAATTGAATGTGTCCAAAGATCTCATTTAAATCCTGACCAGTTTGTACTACCTTATGATAAATCACAAGGAAGGCCATCATCAGTTTGGTTTGTTGGTCTAGAAATATCAAAGTCTAATGGCACAGTGGTTAATTTGGATTTTAGTACTCATATCCGTGATTTCTGTTTATTGGTGAAAAGTAGAGCTCATACTATTTTCAAAGCTGGAATGGATATACaagttaatcatttaaaaagaaaagactTGAGAGATTATGTACCTGatgagttaaaaaaagaaaaagctaTTCCAAATACTGTTGGTAGTAAAATTATTGCACGATTATCGACGGAGGGTAGACATTCTATATCAGAATTAGTGGAAGAATCACAAAAGAGTCCTACATCTAGAAAACGTAGCATTGAAGATGAAACTgatgataatatcataaaaaaaaccctATTGTCGAACGATGACATTTTTGTCTTGGGATCTGTAGAATCTCATAGAAGTCCGTCATCTGAAAATAAATCGAATAACCTAGTTAATACTCTTCTGTCAACCGCAAAAGAAAATCATTCTATATTAACCGAAAATGAAaccaaagaaaatattaatattgtaaaagaaTCTCTATTACTAACTGATGCCAGACATTCCACTATCGAATCGGAGGATTCCCTGACTAGTCCAGTATCAAATAAATGTTGTGCTGATGATGAAAGTGAAGAAAATGATCAGAAAAAATTAAGGCTTCTTCATCCAACTGTTGCCTAATTACCCATGTGttcatatgatataaattttcaaacaaaatatatatatatataaataaatatattaaatatacatacaaaaaaaaatttaaaaaaaaccaaaaaaattataaataaaaaaaaacaaaaaatgaacaaaatgcCAGTcgtataaaattcatttttttttgtaaaatagtaaattattttatgttctgTTATATTGTAATGTCTTGCAATACAACAACAGACTTAGATTCATATTTAAACAGCATCATGGGTATGTTTTGGTGCGGATTTAACGGGTTCAACCAATTGAACATTGAATCGAACGTCAACTTGGATTTTCATGCTCATGGTGACAAAGGAGATTATGGCGAAATTCTACAAGTGGCTTTTTCTTGGAGTACTGCTTCTATTTTGACaagtattcaatttaattaataatgttattatttttattaatgaacaTTGTATATGTTTAATTGAAGGTTCTGGTATAATTGTTGCGAGTGGCctcatcaacaaaaaaataatcaattttgaaGTATTGGATGATTTAGGATATGGTCCTTTTAAATCTGTAAGccattaatacttattagttttgaatatttaatttaaattatactatgttaacAATATGTTTAGATTTCTTCGTCTGAATCAAAAATATTAGCTATTGATTTAATTGGCAATTGTTGGtcgtattcaaaatgtaatggCAAGTGGAAAGATATTACTCCAATATTACAAAGTGAAAAGCAAGTCTCTGTATCCAAAAATCAAAACCAAcaatctataaattatgtatgctGTAGTGATACAATCCATCTAGCAGTTACACATAatggtattattaatttcaaaattgttttttataaatttgataataagttgtttttattttagaaatttattcaaTTCCTACTAAAATATTCGATTCAAAATTCAAAGTCACTCAAGTAGTGTGTGGCTTTgaacatattgttattttaatggaAACTGGTTGCTTATATACACAAGGATCCAGTAGGTAAGATATTTTTAACATGTCAggattaatattttgtgttttattgcACTCTATACTGTATCAGATTTAGCAAGcaattataccaatattataaagataagtatattaaagattttaaaatgtacaaaaatactTGCAGCCGAGGTCAATTAGGTCATGGTGAATTAATTGAAGAAGATTATCCACGGCTTTTAAAATCTTTAGATGGTATTCGAGTGATTAATACTTCTGCTGGCGGGTGGCATACTGCTGCAATTACAGAGTATAATGATCTATACATGTGGGGCTGGAATCATTCTGGGCAACTAGGAATTTCAAATTCCCCAGGTACTAGGTTTATACTAATTAAAtcgtaacaataaaaattaataattgtactttgaatataaatgaattataatattatttagtcaattataatgtgtaataatattgtggcaGTGGTTCAAAACATCAGTTAAAATGTAGTTATGTAATGCGTATTTTTACAGctaaaatcttaataattgatgtcgaaataattaagtatttgaCCATTTTTgggaaataatatactatttataatttatttaaacattattatcagACTATTTTTAGCATTTTATTATCTGATATTGTTACTAATTATCAACTAATTTAAGGTTGAATGTTTTGTATGACTTTATTTGGTTTACGGCACTAATAAgggtattcaaaataattagaacAGGTGAAATATCATGTTGGgtgtttttaatgtattttaaaagttaaaattaatttataacatttttacagaAAGTGGTGGTATAATAATGGCTCCAGAACCAGTACTGATTAATTGGCCAGAAGAGACAGATATTGAACAAGTGAGTTTGGGGGCAAGACATTCAATGGTTCTATCTAAGAACAATATACTTTGGGGTTGTGGGTGGAATGCTCACAAACAGCTTGGTATTGAGACATACCAATTAACTTGTGACCGAATGATTAATTTGAGTAATTTATCACCATTGCTAAAATGCAATGTAAGGAAAATCGTCAAAGTAGTATGTGGTGCATGGAATAGTGCCTTGTTGTTAGGTAAATGAAAATTTAccccataaaaataaaataatacttagatatttgtaatttcaaatttaatgtgTGAATTAGTATGGAGGTTTTCTGGAAAACAGTTTTTAGGAATATTGGATTTGTTGTAAAATAGTCTATGATCTTCTTATTACTTTAACTCTAAATCATAAAATCTTTTTACAAGGTTGTAacaatttcgttttatttttacctaaacAATTTGtctttattaaaacttaatatattatttttaaattaatatgaggtatacatttttatactaagcatcaaatttaattaatttgagaCATCCtggatatttaaattgtttgcttcattatatttttatttatgtcacctataaatatttcaataatataatttgattaataatgtatttatgtggGTACATTTTAACTTATGgggaaattaatatttgtaatattttaaattatctagaGTTGAAAAAgaacaatagttttaatataaaatgtgtacttcttcattgaacaaaatatggtgtggatggaaataaaataagtgtTAAACAATTGGCAAGTTTAAATTGacttaattatgtatatatgtattattgtttttttttttaattttattatttttgaaataaacgatttaaatattattttgtgtaattattttacgTCGTCAACCATTATCATGTGTCCATGTTAGTGTGCTactaatacaaaacaaaatggtattaaatacatatctatgtatttttgtatatattatttctctTGCACAGATACATattgtaacaggaagacctgacaattgtgaaaattatatgatCACTGATTGAtaaatagtttaagaaatattattgttctatggGAATGTcagaaaattcccaaaaataatattctaaaaaattctaatatatttattaaatttattatatatatatatattatatttattaataaattgacttagataaatgtttttaccatcaaaattgttcttataatcggTTTCACAAATTAGATATTTTGGATctatccaaaaaaaattttatttaatttaagattttttattttcagtattaaaaaataaaaataattatttttatattatatgtgtagcccaagtgactataaattatattttaaaaaaaaattttatattaattagaacaaaagttattccatgATGTGCACGTCTTCCTGATAcactgtatattaaatattaatacataatatagcattTGGTATGATGTGTTAgtgaatcaatattataaataataatgtaaatttatatttattacaattcatTTAAAAGCCACTTGCCACATGAGTTTATGACTTATCAACAaatctattacctatataaacttAGTTGAGGAAGCAATGTGAGAAGTTTTCACACTGATTAGTGATTgatcaataaacaaaaagttGGCTATAGGTACCCAGGtggcaggtaggtaggtaaccaTTATCCTGTTTAACATTTACTGACTGCGTCGTGTGTACCTATCATCATTGATTGGGTCACTATAAATAATGGTCAATGGATTTATGTATgtgttaaacttgaattcaataataaacagGCTATGACCTATCATCgtacacgaaaaacgattatgcAAGCATCAAGTGAAGGATGAAGATTTTCCAACTTGTTAGTTACCTTGCAGTTcctgaataatttattattgttatgatattacaattttcacaaatattcgtattttttccctgataatttaaaaaaagtactgAGAAATTGTTACCTTTACCCCATTGAATTATTAcgaactagatccaattttgcTTCCAGAAACCTCCCTCAAAGTTGACAATTgggtcattattatttattacacatttacacttaGAAAACTGAAAAAgtgtttaaatttgaatgtgACCACTGCATTTCCCGCCGGTAGTAAAATTATTGAGTACTTCTTCCAGATAATACggtgttaaaacaaaaaaaataattggtttaattatttttaagtcacACTGTTTTTAGTATATCTGTAGCTactaaaatgaaattattttgtaattcatgCGCCATAAACATTGTCacctaaattgtatttaaaacatttattgatgaaaaaaggatttaatttcaaaaaaaatgtattccatgtaaatattttataacctcACTTTTATGTACGGTCTGATAACGTCCTTGTACTTTGCGTATGGTCCGTACGGATAATATGGTTTTACTTTAACCTATTGGCTATTCCACTAAACTAATATTCTCATTCCTCATTACTAATTTTTCACAGCTTTCCTTGTAATTGTTCGTcaatcgacatttttttttacgtttgacTGTTGAAACTACCAGAGGCGCTATCCAATTAAAATGGTAAGATGTCGTTATcgatattaaaacatataatataatattaaaatatttcgtccGGCATTATTCCGAAAATTATTGCCAAATATGTAAGTGTGTGTGTGGTTTTGCCGTTTCGGCACATCACAATGCGACATTTGTGTTCTTTGCGTCTTCAATCGTTTAATTGTTTTGCTGAAGTTCTCCTCGCTTCCCTTTTGTAGTCTGATTCCTTTAACTCTTTGTAGCTATTCTTTCCCATATCTTTGTTTCGCGTATTCTATCTTTGGTCTTCCTCTTCTAACCacacttgtataataatatatactattataacacatacacttaatattgaataagtagtgtcaaattttatttgttgcgtCTGTCATTGAACTTTGATTTTGTTCGGACAGGCTTCAATTGCAACCAAGTTCCGCCCACTCTTTGATCGTGTTTTGGTCAAACGTTTGGATGCTGTTAAGCAAAGCAAAGGAGGTATAATGTTACCAGAAAGTGCTTCGAAAAAAATTCGTGAGGCAACTGTCATTGCTGTAGGACCCGGTGCAAGAAATCAGGTACATCAACTGTTATATTAATGAGTATAGAATcctaaatgtaattaatttttactgattaatattattattttaggacgGAAAACCAGTACCAATTGATGTTAATGTTGGTGACCGAGTATTGTTACCAGAGTATGGAGGTACTGCAATTCAATTAGACGATGACGATTCATACACAATTTTCAAAGAATCAGAATTATTAGCAAAAGTagagtaattataaaaaaataattttgttacccAATTATAATGCGACTGATTAATTTAGTGGGAGATAGTATTtcacatttgtttaaaatttaaaaaaattccaacaaTTTACTTCTGAT contains:
- the LOC132952346 gene encoding poly(A) polymerase type 3 codes for the protein MYGMTSAISDALPTDIDIQLTKSLDDALSREKVITTDEDLSQRLEVLSMLNNLAKEWIREVSMERNLPEITAENVGGLVCTFGSYRLGVYHKGADIDAIVIVPRHITRTDYFATFYNKLKENPSINNVRAVEEAFVPVIKMIIQGIEIDMLFARLALKEVHEDTDLQQDDLLRNLNPKCVRSLNGCRVTDSILRLVPNRESFKKTLIAIKLWAKRHRVYSNALGYLGGVSWAMLVARVCQLYPNAAPATLIHKFFLIFSKWQWPQPVLLKPSYFMDLGYPVWDPRVNMADRNHVMPIITPVYPQQNSTFNVSHSTLAIIQDEFKTSLDIMGEILTGESSWSKIFQPSKFFTKYRYFLAITVFANCDEELLEWRGLVESRLRFLPTSLEEIECVQRSHLNPDQFVLPYDKSQGRPSSVWFVGLEISKSNGTVVNLDFSTHIRDFCLLVKSRAHTIFKAGMDIQVNHLKRKDLRDYVPDELKKEKAIPNTVGSKIIARLSTEGRHSISELVEESQKSPTSRKRSIEDETDDNIIKKTLLSNDDIFVLGSVESHRSPSSENKSNNLVNTLLSTAKENHSILTENETKENINIVKESLLLTDARHSTIESEDSLTSPVSNKCCADDESEENDQKKLRLLHPTVA
- the LOC132952347 gene encoding RCC1 domain-containing protein 1-like, translated to MFCYIVMSCNTTTDLDSYLNSIMGMFWCGFNGFNQLNIESNVNLDFHAHGDKGDYGEILQVAFSWSTASILTSSGIIVASGLINKKIINFEVLDDLGYGPFKSISSSESKILAIDLIGNCWSYSKCNGKWKDITPILQSEKQVSVSKNQNQQSINYVCCSDTIHLAVTHNEIYSIPTKIFDSKFKVTQVVCGFEHIVILMETGCLYTQGSSSRGQLGHGELIEEDYPRLLKSLDGIRVINTSAGGWHTAAITEYNDLYMWGWNHSGQLGISNSPESGGIIMAPEPVLINWPEETDIEQVSLGARHSMVLSKNNILWGCGWNAHKQLGIETYQLTCDRMINLSNLSPLLKCNVRKIVKVVCGAWNSALLLGK
- the LOC132951974 gene encoding 10 kDa heat shock protein, mitochondrial-like — protein: MASIATKFRPLFDRVLVKRLDAVKQSKGGIMLPESASKKIREATVIAVGPGARNQDGKPVPIDVNVGDRVLLPEYGGTAIQLDDDDSYTIFKESELLAKVE